The Sandaracinus amylolyticus genomic interval GCCCCCGTCGATGACGCGCATCGCCACGTCCCGTCTCACGGCAGCGCCCTCTCGAGCGGCTCCAGAGCGCTCTCGCGCGTGCTCGTGGTCACGTCCATCACGCCGGGGGGTCGTCCTCGACAGCCGAGAATTCCAAGCGCCGACGGAACGGGCGCGCTCCGCATCGTCGCACGGATCACGGTCGCAGCCTCACGCCGATCACGCCCCACACCGTCACCACGTCCTCGAGGAAGATCACCTCTCCTTCGCGCACGAAGCGCGCGGGATTGCTGACGAAATCGATGCCCGGCTCGAGCACGATCTCGAACGGCGCCGCGAAGATCCACGCGAGCTCGAGCGTGCCGCGCAGACCGAACGCGGTCACGGTCTGGGACGCGTCGGTCGCCTCGATCCACGCGTTTCCGAAGCGCGTCAGCACGCCGAACGTGAGCCCGGGCACGAAGTCGCCCCACCTCCAGGGGCGCACCTGGAAGCGCATGCCGACGCTGATCGGCCGGTACTGGACGATCTCGCCCAGCGACGTCGAGCGCTCCTCGGGGATCAGCGGGAGATCGCCCTCGAGCACCAGACAGCTCATGTCGATGCACAACCCGACGCCCACGCCCGGCCCGACCAGCGCGGTGTCGCGCGCGGTCGAGAAGCCGAGCAGGAGACGCAGGTAGATCGTGGGGCGCGCGATCGGCTCGATCCGACGACGCACGCCGAAGAGCCCGCCCTCCTGCTCGTAGTAGACGAAGCTCACGCGCTCACCGGGGCGCGCGCCCGGGCCCTCGGCGCGATCGCTCGGGGGCGGTCCCTCGAGCGCGGCGTCGCGCAGGGCCTCCACCGCGAGCGCCACCGCGCGCACCGCCGCGTCGCGCGCCGGCGGGAGATCGAGGCGGCTCTGATAGAGCAGGCCCTGCGGCCCGCCGAGCGTCACGAGCACCTCGGCGCCCTCGCGGATCAGCCCGACGTGCGCGGCGGGCACCGCCTCGGGCACGCCGGGCGGCGGCGGCTCGCCGACCGTGATCGCGACCTGCGCGCGCAAAGAGAGCATCCGCGCGACGCGCTCCGCGAGCGGCCGGAGCGGGCCCTCGGGACGCAACGTCAGCGGCGCTGCTGGATCGAGCTGCTCGGGCCGTCGTGGGGCAGCGCCCGCGGACGTCTCCTGGGCCGCGGCGAGCGAGCTCGGCGCGAGCAAGAGGAGCACGAGAGCGAAGATCCGCGCGAGGCCGCGCACCACGGTGCGAACGTACCACCGGCCGCGCGCGGTGACGGCGTTTCCGAAACGGACGCGCCCCGGGACGAAGCTCGTCCCGGGGCGCATCGCGAGCGTTCCGACCGCGAGGTCAGAACTTGTAGGTGATGCCGAGCCGCGGATAGATGCGGATGTCCAGCGCGTCCCCGATGAAGCCGCTCAGCATGCGCCGGTGATCGCTCGTCTGCGCGAGCACGCCCTCGAAGATGAACCACATGTTGAAGTTCGGGCTGAGCACGAACTCGACCGCGCCGCCGAGCCGGAAGCGCGCCATGTCCTGGCGATCGCAGTGGAGCTCGGTGCCATCGGTCACGCAGATCGCCCCGCCCTCCGCGTTGAAGTCGGCGTAGGCGCTCGAGTTGCGCGCGCTGCCCGCGTACTCGTCGCTCGTGATGTCGATGCCGAGCCACAGCGTCACCGCGGCGAGCGGCTCGAGCAGGAGCGACATCAGGCCCTCGACCGAGAAGAACGCGGTGTTCACCGGGTAGTCCCAGCGCGCCTCGCCGGGCACGCCCGGGCGGTACTCCTGGTGCAGCTCGTTCGGCAGCGGCTGGCTGCCGGGCGTGGTCGGATCGCCGTCGAACTCCGAGTAGTCGGGCGCGCCGACGCTCGAGCTCGGCCCGATGCCGCCGCCGAAGCGCGCCTGCGCGCCGAACGCGAGCTGACGCAGCACGCGACCACCGAAGCGCAGGCGACCCTCGAACTCCGTGATGCGGCCGAACGTCCGGATCCCGAAGCCCGCATCGAAGAGCTCGTGCAGGCCGATCGAGAGCCGCAGCTCCGCGAGGTACGGCCAGCCGATCGACGCGTCGATCATCGGGTGGTTCATCGCGATCGGGAGCGCCGAGTGCGTCGTGCCCTCGGCCGCCGCCTCTTCGCTCGAGTCGCGCAGCCGCGCGTCGATCGTGATCGCGCCCTCGCCGTGGCTCACCAGCATCTGCCGGCGGAACGGCTCGTAGCCCTCGGCGCTCACCTCGAACGTGTGATCGCCCACCGGCACGCGGCCCTCGTAGGGCACCTCGCCGACCTGACGGCCGTCGATCGAGAGCACCGCGACGCCCTCGATCTCCTGCTGCAGCGTCACGCGCAGCGCGACCGCGAGGGGCTGCATGTTGATCGTGCGATCACACGCGTCACCCGCGGGTGCGCCCGGCGCGGTCGAGCACGTGAAGCTGACCTCTTCGTACCCGTCGGCGCGCACCACCACCGCGTGCGTGCCCGCCTCCGGCTGGTTCACGACGAACGGCGCGGTGCGCTCCTCGCCGTCGACCGTGACGCGCGCGCCCGAGACGTTCGCGACCACGATGTTGATACGGCCCGGCGGTCCGAGCTCGCGCGCGAGCTGCGCGTCGACGGACGTCGTCTGCCCCGCCGTGACCGTGACCTCGCGGCGGAACGGCTGGTGGCCCTCTGCGATCACCTGGACGACGTAGTTGCCCGGCGCGAGCCCGTCGCGCGAGAACGTGCCGAGCGGCAGCGGCTGACCGTTGATGCGCACCTCGGCGTTCGGCG includes:
- a CDS encoding PEGA domain-containing protein is translated as MARATLRSLAWVAIAALGTLLSLTVPATRAEAQRGIPVNVESVPPGATVYLDSPDGAPLGTTPLTAVRVPAGAHTLIFRMPNFEEARLTVTVRRRRETFRAVLRPLGTIEVSAGNEGARGAQVRIDGQVVGGGTLGSLPIRVESLQPGRHQVEISREGYNNFEQWVEVQGGQVVRVTAMLERAAPTTGSILVSADIQGAPIFLDGQPRGATTTVLDDVPAGMHQIEIRPEGEDVQPFSQQVLVQAGQRATVSATLRRAQTAPTTGSIAVITDAPNAEVRINGQPLPLGTFSRDGLAPGNYVVQVIAEGHQPFRREVTVTAGQTTSVDAQLARELGPPGRINIVVANVSGARVTVDGEERTAPFVVNQPEAGTHAVVVRADGYEEVSFTCSTAPGAPAGDACDRTINMQPLAVALRVTLQQEIEGVAVLSIDGRQVGEVPYEGRVPVGDHTFEVSAEGYEPFRRQMLVSHGEGAITIDARLRDSSEEAAAEGTTHSALPIAMNHPMIDASIGWPYLAELRLSIGLHELFDAGFGIRTFGRITEFEGRLRFGGRVLRQLAFGAQARFGGGIGPSSSVGAPDYSEFDGDPTTPGSQPLPNELHQEYRPGVPGEARWDYPVNTAFFSVEGLMSLLLEPLAAVTLWLGIDITSDEYAGSARNSSAYADFNAEGGAICVTDGTELHCDRQDMARFRLGGAVEFVLSPNFNMWFIFEGVLAQTSDHRRMLSGFIGDALDIRIYPRLGITYKF